A genomic window from Solanum dulcamara chromosome 11, daSolDulc1.2, whole genome shotgun sequence includes:
- the LOC129874510 gene encoding peptidyl-prolyl cis-trans isomerase Pin1-like — protein sequence MPSSSSRSGAGGEKVKASHILIKHQESRRKASWKDPEGRVISNTTKEAAVCQLKSIREDIVSGKAKFQDVAASSSHCSSAKRGGDLGSFGKGQMQKPFEEATFALKVGEISDIVETESGVHIILRTA from the exons ATGCCCTCATCTTCTTCCCGCTCCGGCGCCGGCGGAGAGAAAGTGAAGGCATCTCATATACTCATTAAGCATCAGGAGTCTCGTCGCAAGGCCTCGTGGAAGGATCCGGAAGGGCGTGTTATCTCCAACACCACCAAAGAAGCTGCCGTCTGTCAGCTGAAATCTATCCGTGAAGACATTGTCTCCGGCAAAGCCAAATTCCAGGACGTAGCCGCCAGTTCTTCTCACTGTAGCTCAGCCAAACGCGGCGGTGATCTCG GTTCATTTGGCAAAGGTCAGATGCAGAAACCTTTTGAAGAAGCAACCTTTGCTCTAAAAGTTGGCGAGATAAGTGACATCGTGGAAACTGAAAGTGGTGTGCATATCATCTTGAGAACGGCATAA
- the LOC129872314 gene encoding uncharacterized protein LOC129872314 isoform X2 produces MRTRSAEKKSAGINQIPPAEPKRTPTSRAKQSRNVGSKSSPAAEEAKASDADGAVQSTPVAKPASGRKTTRRVVRKVVKKSPATSKTTSDKTLISEDAGTAMLEDPVEEKDARDSKEDHVKEKDAAESTEYVKEGDTEGSKEDHVEEDAQESKESIKEGHTEESKEVDVKEEDAEDPKEDPVKEKDLQDPKEDASKEKGAEDLKEDIVQEKVAEDSKENAIKEKDAEESKEDLVMGEAAEDSKEYHVKEKDAEDLKEGIVEEEDAGNSKENAIKEKDAEESKEDLVMGEAAEDSKEYPMEEEDAEGSKEDVVKEKDGEALKEDLVREEDAEDSKECPVKEKDTEDSKEGFVMEEDAEDSKEDPAKEEDAEDSKEDPVTGEDAEDSNEDPVKEKDVEGLNDAGPTPMYEMNEEIEESSNNLVATAKNVGDSVVEDQNGNKEEQAGDAQEEPAQNTLVSLDEVTVVNDVRLPEQIGHNLRTSENQGPTVTYVKSQEPINEDMKSSDSQELITTELKYQLGEGSNKGKEGLELRGEKDDSSTPTGDNVNAQCAEDRMEEDTDRKMKGKDISLDETGEDKIEAFADQENGKEFVEDDVPEHCEEAETLEDERAQLNALAKERKKRKELEVFVGGLDRDAVEEDLKRVFQHVGEVIDVRMHRELSTNKNKGYAFVKFATKEQVSRALAEMRNPVIRGKRCGTSPSEDNDTLFLGNICNTWTKEAVRLKLKDYGVEGVENINLVADPKREGLSRGFAFLEFSCHTDAMTAYKRLQRPDVVFGHSERTAKIAFAEPLRDPDPEVMAQVKSVFIDGLPPYWDEERVREKFKCFGEIARITLARNISTAKRKDFGFVDFGTHEAAVSCVEGVNNTELGDGNLKAKVRARLSNPQPKTQAVKGGISGGFRISRGPMGRGFPRGGHTFGRANFPRGRGLHPRAPSHGGRMGFTEHEFGSPYPPFRGRSNFGRGGRWNLGGAHPVTSESPMFVDRMRHGGRGHTDDAFFRRQQFPIEGINRPFMDRHIEDRYHYDNTDHGLKRPFSMTDPNPDYLGPSRRPRFDHPDSASSLQGDRYRDNFPPGGDHYTRDYYGSDYGRGQHPSFYGGGRPHGRGYGRGYY; encoded by the exons ATGAGAACCCGAAGCGCCGAAAAGAAGTCTGCCGGAATAAATCAAATCCCGCCGGCCGAGCCGAAGCGTACTCCGACCTCTAGGGCTAAACAATCTAGGAACGTTGGATCCAAAAGCTCACCAGCCG CTGAAGAAGCGAAGGCTTCAGATGCAGATGGGGCTGTTCAATCAACACCAGTAGCAAAACCCGCTTCAGGTAGGAAAACTACTCGAAGGGTTGTGAGGAAGGTGGTAAAGAAAAGTCCTGCTACTTCTAAAACTACCTCGGATAAAACACTTATATCAGAAGATGCTGGAACGGCAATGCTTGAAGATCCTGTTGAAGAGAAGGATGCGAGGGACTCAAAGGAAGATCATGTCAAAGAGAAAGATGCAGCCGAATCAACCGAATATGTCAAGGAGGGAGATACAGAGGGCTCGAAGGAAGATCATGTGGAGGAAGATGCACAGGAATCAAAGGAATCCATCAAGGAGGGACATACAGAGGAGTCAAAGGAAGTTGATGTCAAGGAGGAAGATGCAGAGGACCCAAAGGAAGATCCTGTCAAGGAGAAAGATCTACAGGACCCAAAGGAAGACGCTTCGAAGGAGAAAGGTGCAGAGGACTTAAAGGAAGATATTGTCCAGGAGAAAGTTGCAGAGGACTCAAAAGAAAATGCTATAAAGGAGAAAGATGCAGAAGAGTCAAAGGAAGATCTTGTCATGGGGGAAGCTGCAGAGGACTCAAAGGAATATCATGTGAAGGAGAAAGATGCAGAGGACTTAAAGGAAGGTATTGTCGAGGAGGAAGATGCAGGGAACTCAAAAGAAAATGCTATAAAGGAGAAAGATGCTGAGGAGTCAAAGGAAGATCTTGTCATGGGGGAAGCTGCAGAGGACTCAAAGGAATATCCTATGGAGGAGGAAGATGCAGAGGGTTCAAAGGAAGATGTTGTGAAGGAGAAAGATGGTGAGGCGTTGAAGGAAGATCTTGTTAGGGAAGAAGATGCAGAAGACTCGAAGGAATGTCCTGTGAAGGAGAAAGACACAGAGGACTCAAAGGAAGGTTTTGTCATGGAGGAAGATGCAGAGGACTCAAAGGAAGATCCTGCCAAGGAGGAAGATGCAGAGGACTCAAAGGAAGATCCTGTCACGGGGGAAGATGCAGAGGATTCAAACGAAGATCCTGTTAAGGAGAAGGATGTAGAGGGCTTAAATGATGCAGGACCAACACCCATGTATGAGATGAATGAGGAAATTGAAGAATCTTCAAATAATTTAGTGGCCACAGCTAAAAATGTTGGTGATTCCGTGGTGGAAGATCAAAATGGAAACAAGGAGGAACAGGCAGGTGATGCACAGGAGGAACCagctcaaaatactttagtgtCTCTAGATGAAGTAACTGTTGTCAATGATGTGAGATTGCCAGAACAAATTGGCCACAATCTGAGAACTTCAGAAAATCAGGGACCTACTGTTACATATGTCAAATCTCAGGAGCCTATTAATGAGGATATGAAATCTTCAGACAGTCAGGAACTTATTACTACAGAACTGAAATATCAGCTGGGTGAAGGATctaataaaggaaaagaaggatTGGAGTTGAGGGGAGAAAAGGACGATAGTTCAACTCCCACAGGGGATAATGTAAATGCACAATGTGCAGAAGATAGAATGGAGGAAGATACAGATAGGAAGATGAAAGGAAAGGATATTTCTCTTGACGAAACTGGTGAAGATAAAATAGAGGCTTTTGCTGATCAAGAAAATGGTAAAGAATTTGTGGAAGATGATGTACCCGAGCACTGTGAAGAAGCCGAGACGTTGGAAGATGAGCGTGCTCAATTGAATGCTCTTGCAAAGGAACGAAAAAAGAGGAAAGAGCTGGAAGTATTTGTTGGTGGGTTAGACCGTGATGCTGTGGAGGAGGATCTGAAAAGGGTGTTCCAGCATGTGGGGGAGGTTATTGATGTTCGAATGCACAGAGAGTTGTCAACAAACAAGAATAAGGGATATGCCTTTGTGAAGTTTGCAACTAAGGAGCAAGTTAGCCGTGCTTTGGCTGAAATGAGAAATCCAGTT ATACGGGGAAAGCGATGTGGGACTTCTCCAAGTGAGGACAATGACACCTTATTCTTAGGAAATATTTGCAACACATGGACAAAGGAAGCC GTGAGACTAAAGCTGAAAGATTATGGTGTAGAAGGTGTTGAAAACATTAATTTGGTGGCCGATCCGAAACGTGAAGGTTTGAGTCGTGGTTTTGCGTTTCTCGAGTTCTCTTGTCACACTGACGCCATGACGGCATACAAAAGACTTCAAAGGCCTGATGTTGTTTTTGGTCACTCTGAGAGGACTGCCAAAATAGCTTTTGCTGAACCTTTACGCGATCCAGATCCAGAGGTCATGGCTCAAGTGAAATCAGTATTTATTGATGGACTCCCTCCTTATTGGGATGAAGAACGCGTCCGTGAGAAATTTAAATGTTTTGGGGAGATTGCAAGAATTACGCTAGCCAGGAATATATCAACAGCAAAGCGGAAGGATTTTGGATTTGTTGATTTCGGCACACATGAAGCTGCTGTTTCTTGCGTTGAGGGAGTTAATAACACAGAGCTGGGTGATGGGAATTTGAAG GCAAAAGTGCGAGCCAGGCTTTCAAATCCTCAACCAAAAACTCAGGCTGTGAAAGGTGGAATATCTGGAGGGTTCCGAATTAGTCGTGGTCCCATGG GAAGGGGCTTTCCCCGAGGAGGACATACTTTTGGTAGAGCTAATTTTCCGCGTGGTAGGGGCCTTCACCCTCGTGCACCTAGTCATGGCGGTAGAATGGGCTTCACTGAACATGAGTTTGGTAGCCCTTATCCTCCTTTCCGTGGAAGGTCAAACTTTGGACGAG GTGGGAGGTGGAATTTAGGTGGTGCTCATCCAGTAACTAGTGAGAGTCCAATGTTTGTTGATAGAATGAGGCATGGAGGTAGAGGCCACACAGATGATGCCTTCTTTAGGAGACAACAATTTCCTATTGAAGGAATTAACAGGCCATTCATGGATAGGCACATTGAGGACCGTTACCATTACGATAACACTGACCATGGATTAAAGAGGCCCTTTTCTATGACA GACCCGAATCCAGATTACTTGGGGCCTAGCAGACGTCCTCGGTTTGATCATCCAGATTCTGCAAGTTCTCTTCAAGGGGATCGTTATAGAG ATAATTTTCCTCCCGGTGGCGATCATTACACACGTGATTATTATGGCTCTGAT TATGGGAGAGGCCAACATCCATCTTTCTATGGAGGTGGTCGTCCACATGGGCGTGGATATGGTCGTGGTTATTATTAG
- the LOC129872314 gene encoding uncharacterized protein LOC129872314 isoform X1 gives MRTRSAEKKSAGINQIPPAEPKRTPTSRAKQSRNVGSKSSPAAEEAKASDADGAVQSTPVAKPASGRKTTRRVVRKVVKKSPATSKTTSDKTLISEDAGTAMLEDPVEEKDARDSKEDHVKEKDAAESTEYVKEGDTEGSKEDHVEEDAQESKESIKEGHTEESKEVDVKEEDAEDPKEDPVKEKDLQDPKEDASKEKGAEDLKEDIVQEKVAEDSKENAIKEKDAEESKEDLVMGEAAEDSKEYHVKEKDAEDLKEGIVEEEDAGNSKENAIKEKDAEESKEDLVMGEAAEDSKEYPMEEEDAEGSKEDVVKEKDGEALKEDLVREEDAEDSKECPVKEKDTEDSKEGFVMEEDAEDSKEDPAKEEDAEDSKEDPVTGEDAEDSNEDPVKEKDVEGLNDAGPTPMYEMNEEIEESSNNLVATAKNVGDSVVEDQNGNKEEQAGDAQEEPAQNTLVSLDEVTVVNDVRLPEQIGHNLRTSENQGPTVTYVKSQEPINEDMKSSDSQELITTELKYQLGEGSNKGKEGLELRGEKDDSSTPTGDNVNAQCAEDRMEEDTDRKMKGKDISLDETGEDKIEAFADQENGKEFVEDDVPEHCEEAETLEDERAQLNALAKERKKRKELEVFVGGLDRDAVEEDLKRVFQHVGEVIDVRMHRELSTNKNKGYAFVKFATKEQVSRALAEMRNPVIRGKRCGTSPSEDNDTLFLGNICNTWTKEAVRLKLKDYGVEGVENINLVADPKREGLSRGFAFLEFSCHTDAMTAYKRLQRPDVVFGHSERTAKIAFAEPLRDPDPEVMAQVKSVFIDGLPPYWDEERVREKFKCFGEIARITLARNISTAKRKDFGFVDFGTHEAAVSCVEGVNNTELGDGNLKAKVRARLSNPQPKTQAVKGGISGGFRISRGPMGRGFPRGGHTFGRANFPRGRGLHPRAPSHGGRMGFTEHEFGSPYPPFRGRSNFGRAGGRWNLGGAHPVTSESPMFVDRMRHGGRGHTDDAFFRRQQFPIEGINRPFMDRHIEDRYHYDNTDHGLKRPFSMTDPNPDYLGPSRRPRFDHPDSASSLQGDRYRDNFPPGGDHYTRDYYGSDYGRGQHPSFYGGGRPHGRGYGRGYY, from the exons ATGAGAACCCGAAGCGCCGAAAAGAAGTCTGCCGGAATAAATCAAATCCCGCCGGCCGAGCCGAAGCGTACTCCGACCTCTAGGGCTAAACAATCTAGGAACGTTGGATCCAAAAGCTCACCAGCCG CTGAAGAAGCGAAGGCTTCAGATGCAGATGGGGCTGTTCAATCAACACCAGTAGCAAAACCCGCTTCAGGTAGGAAAACTACTCGAAGGGTTGTGAGGAAGGTGGTAAAGAAAAGTCCTGCTACTTCTAAAACTACCTCGGATAAAACACTTATATCAGAAGATGCTGGAACGGCAATGCTTGAAGATCCTGTTGAAGAGAAGGATGCGAGGGACTCAAAGGAAGATCATGTCAAAGAGAAAGATGCAGCCGAATCAACCGAATATGTCAAGGAGGGAGATACAGAGGGCTCGAAGGAAGATCATGTGGAGGAAGATGCACAGGAATCAAAGGAATCCATCAAGGAGGGACATACAGAGGAGTCAAAGGAAGTTGATGTCAAGGAGGAAGATGCAGAGGACCCAAAGGAAGATCCTGTCAAGGAGAAAGATCTACAGGACCCAAAGGAAGACGCTTCGAAGGAGAAAGGTGCAGAGGACTTAAAGGAAGATATTGTCCAGGAGAAAGTTGCAGAGGACTCAAAAGAAAATGCTATAAAGGAGAAAGATGCAGAAGAGTCAAAGGAAGATCTTGTCATGGGGGAAGCTGCAGAGGACTCAAAGGAATATCATGTGAAGGAGAAAGATGCAGAGGACTTAAAGGAAGGTATTGTCGAGGAGGAAGATGCAGGGAACTCAAAAGAAAATGCTATAAAGGAGAAAGATGCTGAGGAGTCAAAGGAAGATCTTGTCATGGGGGAAGCTGCAGAGGACTCAAAGGAATATCCTATGGAGGAGGAAGATGCAGAGGGTTCAAAGGAAGATGTTGTGAAGGAGAAAGATGGTGAGGCGTTGAAGGAAGATCTTGTTAGGGAAGAAGATGCAGAAGACTCGAAGGAATGTCCTGTGAAGGAGAAAGACACAGAGGACTCAAAGGAAGGTTTTGTCATGGAGGAAGATGCAGAGGACTCAAAGGAAGATCCTGCCAAGGAGGAAGATGCAGAGGACTCAAAGGAAGATCCTGTCACGGGGGAAGATGCAGAGGATTCAAACGAAGATCCTGTTAAGGAGAAGGATGTAGAGGGCTTAAATGATGCAGGACCAACACCCATGTATGAGATGAATGAGGAAATTGAAGAATCTTCAAATAATTTAGTGGCCACAGCTAAAAATGTTGGTGATTCCGTGGTGGAAGATCAAAATGGAAACAAGGAGGAACAGGCAGGTGATGCACAGGAGGAACCagctcaaaatactttagtgtCTCTAGATGAAGTAACTGTTGTCAATGATGTGAGATTGCCAGAACAAATTGGCCACAATCTGAGAACTTCAGAAAATCAGGGACCTACTGTTACATATGTCAAATCTCAGGAGCCTATTAATGAGGATATGAAATCTTCAGACAGTCAGGAACTTATTACTACAGAACTGAAATATCAGCTGGGTGAAGGATctaataaaggaaaagaaggatTGGAGTTGAGGGGAGAAAAGGACGATAGTTCAACTCCCACAGGGGATAATGTAAATGCACAATGTGCAGAAGATAGAATGGAGGAAGATACAGATAGGAAGATGAAAGGAAAGGATATTTCTCTTGACGAAACTGGTGAAGATAAAATAGAGGCTTTTGCTGATCAAGAAAATGGTAAAGAATTTGTGGAAGATGATGTACCCGAGCACTGTGAAGAAGCCGAGACGTTGGAAGATGAGCGTGCTCAATTGAATGCTCTTGCAAAGGAACGAAAAAAGAGGAAAGAGCTGGAAGTATTTGTTGGTGGGTTAGACCGTGATGCTGTGGAGGAGGATCTGAAAAGGGTGTTCCAGCATGTGGGGGAGGTTATTGATGTTCGAATGCACAGAGAGTTGTCAACAAACAAGAATAAGGGATATGCCTTTGTGAAGTTTGCAACTAAGGAGCAAGTTAGCCGTGCTTTGGCTGAAATGAGAAATCCAGTT ATACGGGGAAAGCGATGTGGGACTTCTCCAAGTGAGGACAATGACACCTTATTCTTAGGAAATATTTGCAACACATGGACAAAGGAAGCC GTGAGACTAAAGCTGAAAGATTATGGTGTAGAAGGTGTTGAAAACATTAATTTGGTGGCCGATCCGAAACGTGAAGGTTTGAGTCGTGGTTTTGCGTTTCTCGAGTTCTCTTGTCACACTGACGCCATGACGGCATACAAAAGACTTCAAAGGCCTGATGTTGTTTTTGGTCACTCTGAGAGGACTGCCAAAATAGCTTTTGCTGAACCTTTACGCGATCCAGATCCAGAGGTCATGGCTCAAGTGAAATCAGTATTTATTGATGGACTCCCTCCTTATTGGGATGAAGAACGCGTCCGTGAGAAATTTAAATGTTTTGGGGAGATTGCAAGAATTACGCTAGCCAGGAATATATCAACAGCAAAGCGGAAGGATTTTGGATTTGTTGATTTCGGCACACATGAAGCTGCTGTTTCTTGCGTTGAGGGAGTTAATAACACAGAGCTGGGTGATGGGAATTTGAAG GCAAAAGTGCGAGCCAGGCTTTCAAATCCTCAACCAAAAACTCAGGCTGTGAAAGGTGGAATATCTGGAGGGTTCCGAATTAGTCGTGGTCCCATGG GAAGGGGCTTTCCCCGAGGAGGACATACTTTTGGTAGAGCTAATTTTCCGCGTGGTAGGGGCCTTCACCCTCGTGCACCTAGTCATGGCGGTAGAATGGGCTTCACTGAACATGAGTTTGGTAGCCCTTATCCTCCTTTCCGTGGAAGGTCAAACTTTGGACGAG CAGGTGGGAGGTGGAATTTAGGTGGTGCTCATCCAGTAACTAGTGAGAGTCCAATGTTTGTTGATAGAATGAGGCATGGAGGTAGAGGCCACACAGATGATGCCTTCTTTAGGAGACAACAATTTCCTATTGAAGGAATTAACAGGCCATTCATGGATAGGCACATTGAGGACCGTTACCATTACGATAACACTGACCATGGATTAAAGAGGCCCTTTTCTATGACA GACCCGAATCCAGATTACTTGGGGCCTAGCAGACGTCCTCGGTTTGATCATCCAGATTCTGCAAGTTCTCTTCAAGGGGATCGTTATAGAG ATAATTTTCCTCCCGGTGGCGATCATTACACACGTGATTATTATGGCTCTGAT TATGGGAGAGGCCAACATCCATCTTTCTATGGAGGTGGTCGTCCACATGGGCGTGGATATGGTCGTGGTTATTATTAG